A single window of Neospora caninum Liverpool complete genome, chromosome XII DNA harbors:
- a CDS encoding cDNA, FLJ96396, highly similar to Homo sapiens ERO1-like beta (S. cerevisiae) (ERO1LB), mRNA, related: MRRALKVRGGWCLDFPSLAQLSEDARIVLPILHRLKQRTFFRIFKLSLLADTCADPRLDHLLRDNADKCSEPQRCGLCQCSDDEIPRTWRQKPDEEFVDRRHSASFTRWTQDQSSRQPDDPFSMFKTPERLQQGGAFPKSNVTQPTGVYVDLLLNPPCFTKYDGGVVWRLLYDQVPVARLNSEPAVATLRSGSESENPFPENLNDPRLEGSSSAWACSNNANLRRLLSGMQANIAALAAENFNTRDDSLPPLPYPVSVAPPGPKGNGSYSAPAPPVFVANLDFFRERLATHPARIQNLYFTFGVLLRAACGLTDILQECSCETGNTREDLSTRAELLHMLNVTTSSLHACSSDHMRKPFFDSSRLHFLQTTEGIDRLLRCVPCEKCRLHGKIKLTALHIAARMLSPSHAMPSLERNQVAALINALYYFAESIRVVEQMQDRIYMHNAGVCAFFIALLLLILLFVVYFVWAGGGRARRSDTKSMRFKKKFT, from the exons atgcggcgcgcgCTGAAAGTGCGTGGTGGGTG GTGTCTCGATTTTCCGTCGCTGGCCCAACTGTCCGAGGATGCGCGGATTGTCCTACCGATTCTCCACCGCCTAAAGCAGCGGACTTTTTTTCGTATTTTCAAACTGTCTCTATTGGCGGATACATGCGCGGACCCGCGCTTGGACCACCTGTTGCGAGACAATGCCG ATAAATGCTCGGAGCCCCAGCGCTGTGGGCTCTGCCAGTGTTCTGATGATGAGATTCCGCGCACGTGGCGGCAAAAGCCGGACGAAGAGTTCGTGGACCGGCGTCACTCAG CGTCCTTCACGCGGTGGACGCAAGACCAATCCAGCAGGCAACCGGACGATCCTTTCTCAATGTTCAAGACACCAGAACGTCTACAGCAGGGGGGCGCGTTCCCTAAGAGCAACGTCACTCAGCCCACTGGAGTTTACGTCGACCTACTTTTGAATCCTCCGTGCTTCACGAAATACGACGGCGGGGTTGTGTGGCGTCTCCTGTACGATCAAGTGCCAGTGGCGCGCTTAAACAGCGAACCAGCTGTCGCTACCCTCCGATCGGGgtcagagagcgaaaaccCTTTTCCAGAGAACCTCAATGATCCTCGTCTAGAAGGCTCTTCCAGCGCGTGGGCGTGTTCGAACAATGCGAACCTAAGACGGTTGTTGTCTGGCATGCAAGCAAACATTGCGGCACTTGCTGCTGAAAATTTCAACACTCGAGATGACTCACTTCCTCCACTGCCGTACCCAGTGTCAGTGGCGCCTCCAGGTCCGAAGGGAAATGGAAGCTATAGTGCACCCGCGCCTCCCGTCTTTGTCGCGAATCTCGATTTCTTTCGCGAGCGCCTTGCGACGCACCCTGCTCGGATTCAGAATTTGTATTTCACTTTCGGAGTTCTACTGCGCGCGGCGTGCGGGCTGACAGATATCCTGCAGGAGTGCTCGTGCGAGACTGGAAACACCCGTGAAGACCTCTCGACCCGAGCAGAACTGCTTCACATGCTCAATGTGACGACATCGTCTCTGCACGCTTGCTCGTCGGATCATATGAGGAAGCCATTTTTCGACAGCTCCAG GCTTCACTTCCTGCAGACAACTGAAGGCATCGACAGGCTCCTACGGTGCGTTCCCTGCGAGAAGTGCCGTCTCCACGGCAAGATCAAATTAACAGCATTGCACATCGCTGCTCGG ATGCTCTCCCCATCTCACGCAATGCCGTCACTTGAGCGGAACCAGGTTGCTGCGCTAATCAATGCACTCTACTACTTTGCAGAATCCATCCGCGTAGTGGAGCAAATGCAGGACCGAATATACATGCACAACGCGGGGGTGTGCGCATTCTTCATCGCTCTCCTGCTGCTTATTCTCTTGTTCGTTGTTTATTTTGTCTGGGCTGGCGGTGGCCGGGCGAGACGGAGCGACACCAAAAGCATGCGCTTTAAAAAAAAGTTCACCTAA
- a CDS encoding putative mitochondrial carrier domain-containing protein — protein sequence MAAPSAAPSSSADFRAQSKSFLQDFLMGGVAGGISKTVVAPIERVKLLLQLQDASTQIGHQAGQIRKYEGLKDCFVRVYREQGFLSFWRGNWANVVRYFPTQALNFACKEKYQKLFVRHDPKKDFWKFFAEMLAAGGAAGATSLAFVYPLDFARTRLGADVGKVQAERQFTGLNDCIQKIYKEFGIPGLYRGFLVSVAGIIVYRAAFFGLYDTAKAVLPSDKKTSHPVMRNFAIGLGVETAAGVIAYPFDTVRRRMMMQALRSDTLYRNTWNCASRIVREEGITAYYKGCGSNVVRGVGGAIVLVLYDEMKRFVAP from the exons ATGGCGGCTCCGAGCGCCGCTCCCTCTTCCAGTGCGGACTTCCGAGCTCAGTCAAAGTCCTTCCTCCAGGATTTTCTCATGGGCGGAGTCGCTGGAGGGATTTCAAAGACGGTTGTTGCCCCTATTGAGAGGGTGAAGCTGCTGCTCCAGCTGCAAGACGCAAGCACTCAGATCGGCCATCAAGCGGGGCAGATAAGGAAGTACGAGGGACTCAAAGACTGCTTTGTGCGGGTTTACCGAGAGCAGggcttcctgtctttctggCGAG GCAACTGGGCGAACGTTGTCCGCTACTTCCCGACGCAAGCACTCAATTTCGCGTGCAAGGAAAAGTACCAGAAGCTTTTTGTCCGACATGATCCGAAGAAGGATTTCTGGAAATTCTTTGCAGAGATGCTCGCTGCGGGGGGTGCGGCAG GCGCCACTTCACTGGCTTTCGTCTACCCTCTGGACTTTGCAAGGACGCGATTAGGAGCGGACGTGGGCAAAGTGCAGGCGGAGCGGCAGTTCACGGGGCTGAACGACTGCATTCAGAAAATTTACAAAGAG TTTGGTATTCCAGGCCTGTATCGGGGCTTCCTCGTTTCAGTCGCTGGAATCATCGTGTatcgcgccgccttctttggCCTTTACGACACGGCGAAGGCCGTCTTGCCTTCGGATAAGAAAACGAGTCACCCCGTGATGCGGAACTTCGCCATAGGTCTAGGAGTGGAAACTGCTGCGGGTGTGATCGCCTACCCTTTCGACACGGTCAG GCGCCGGATGATGATGCAAGCACTCCGGAGCGATACCCTCTACCGGAATACATGGAACTGTGCGAGCCGGATAGTA agagaggaagggatAACGGCGTACTACAAGGGGTGCGGCAGCAACGTTGTTCGCGGTGTAGGTGGCGCGATTGTCCTTGTCCTGTACGACGAAATGAAGCGATTTGTTGCGCCGTAG
- a CDS encoding putative molybdopterin cofactor sulfurase, which yields MECRRRTLALRVALFSFSFFLASRLVAAPAEAADRSKGHASAPTKGSETGPAASSEAFRALSAPDAALVRELAGAGGPTDDLPLVVPTDAQALAEAAAARRHTEGCSETEERTGESNPVPEGEARTGGNDQQPPADGAASQCTRVGSGATSQRASSMRYQTALAATQLFSSLEGARSDAGSREPLQRAGTKSAARAAAEDACAEASHPRHSCPLWGGSYDERRSRFLLRYGDLYNQEIEEIKERELERFKGQVYMDYADDRLKEARSVISRFFDAPENEYAVIFTSGATAALKLVGESFPFAARLSSFYYLRVNHNSVLGIREYAYAKNAKSVRALSPREVERILTEREQRDAPSDDNDASRPSCLFAFPAKDNWNGRFFPQDWITRVKKLGLSNDNCRWFVLLDAAAYAPTSPLSLARHPADFVAFSFYKMFGYPTGLGALLARSEDATKLQRLYWGGGSVAASVCDSRWCARKTNFALRFEDGTLPFLAIVASLYGFRALEAIGMEKIHHHVAALTTHLFERLQLLRHSNGAPAVLVYWSEPSPPTGRQPREREGALPQASGKVSTPSQTSADFLGLSAEDIIRNSQKRQSCSDPSGATLSVASAVPSLVTGLGGGSLGGGVYRKPAGSVRVSMGYLSTFSDVDALVAFISETYLWGRPPSGFCGLRMAGRPLRPGELRTGAQTRACAHTFSAHAVTKTGRRRPRSDLQSASLGAPLANPRLADFQFPPGSRERKALQVLGAQDLPPQREAPAF from the exons ATGGAGTGTCGACGCCGCACACTCGCGTTGCGCGTGGCActgttctctttttctttcttcctcgcctcgcgacTCGTCGCAGCACCAGCTGAGGCCGCCGACAGGTCCAAAGGACACGCTTCCGCTCCCACAAAGGGCTCTGAGACTGGTCCCGCCGCGTCGTCCGAGGCTTTCCGCGCGCTCAGCGCACCAGATGCTGCTCTCGTGCGCGAGCTCGCCGGCGCTGGAGGACCGACAGACGATCTCCCCCTGGTCGTGCCCACCGACGCACAGGCACTGGCTgaagcagcagctgcgcgaaGGCACACTGAAGGATGCAGCGAGACCGAAGAGCGAACCGGAGAAAGCAACCCGGTTCCTGAGGGAGAAGCACGCACGGGAGGCAACGACCAGCAGCCGCCCGCGGATGGGGCTGCATCGCAGTGCACCCGGGTAGGTTCTGGAGCGACGTCGCAAAGAGCATCTTCCATGCGCTACCAGACGGCAttggcggcgacgcagctcttctcgtcgctcgaGGGAGCGCGGTCCGACGCTGGCTCCCGGGAACCTTTGCAGCGAGCGGGGACGAAGTCTGCCGCTCGCGCAGCCGCGgaggatgcatgcgcagaggCTTCACACCCCAGACACTCGTGTCCTCTGTGGGGGGGAAGTTACGACGAGAGGCGCTCGCGGTTTCTGCTGCGCTATGGCGATCTCTACAACCAGGAAATCGAGGAGATCAAGGAGCGAGAGCTCGAGAGGTTCAAGGGCCAGGTGTACATGGACTACGCCG ACGACAGACTGAAGGAAGCCCGTTCGGTGATTTCGCGCTTTTTCGACGCCCCCGAGAACGAGTATGCAGTGATTTTCACCAGCG GGGCGACGGCCGCGCTGAAACTGGTTGGAGAGTCTTTCCCCTTCGCTGCAAGACTCTCCTCTTTCTACTACCTGCGAGTCAACCACAACTCGGTTCTAGGAATCAG GGAGTACGCTTATGCGAAGAACGCCAAGAGTGTGCGggccctctctcctcgagagGTGGAGCGAATTCTCACGGAAcgcgaacagagagacgcacctTCCGACGACAATGACGCAAGCCGCCCCAGCTGCCTCTTTGCGTTCCCAGCCAAAGACAACTGGAACGGGCGTTTCTTTCCACAAGACTGGATCACGCGGGTGAAAAA GCTGGGTCTGAGCAATGACAACTGTCGCTGGTTTGTCTTGCTCGACGCCGCGGCCTACGCTCCgacgtcgcctctctcgctggccCGCCACCCCGCTGActtcgtcgccttttcgTTTTACAAGATGTTCGGCTACCCCACCGGACTCGGCGCCTTGCTCGCGCGTTCCGAGGATGCCACCAAGCTGCAACGC CTCTACTGGGGCGGCGGAAGCGTGGCGGCCAGTGTCTGCGATAGTCGCTGGTGTGCGCGGAAGACGAATTtcgctctccgcttcgaGGACGGGACgctccccttcctcgccatCGTCGCGTCCCTGTACGGCTTTCGCGCTCTAGAG GCGATCGGCATGGAGAAGATTCACCACCATGTGGCGGCGCTGACGACCCACCTGTTTGAAAGGTTGCAGCTTCTCCGCCACTCCAATGGAGCTCCTGCAGTGTTGGTCTACTGGAGCGAACCCAGTCCTCCGACCGGTAGGCAGcccagagagcgcgagggcgCTCTGCCGCAAGCGAGCGGAAAAGTTTCGACACCAAGCCAGACGTCAGCT GACTTCCTCGGACTATCCGCCGAGGACATCATTCGAAATAGTCAGAAGCGACAAAGCTGCTCCGACCCTTCCGGCGCGACTCTCTCAGTGGCCTCAGCAGTGCCGAGCCTCGTGACGGGTTTGGGCGGGGGGAGCCTCGGAGGCGGGGTGTATCGAAAGCCTGCTGGTTCAGTCCGCGTGTCCATGGGCTACTTGTCGACATTCAGCGACGTCGATGCTCTCGTGGCGTTCATCAGTGAAACCTACCTTTG GGGCCGCCCGCCGTCAGGATTTTGCGGTCTCCGGATGGCGGGAAGGCCGCTCCGGCCGGGCGAGCTCCGCACGGGTGCTCAGACCCGCGCATGCGCCCATACGTTTTCTGCGCATGCGGTGACcaaaacgggaagaaggcgtcCGAGGAGCGATCTGCAGAGTGCGTCGCTGGGAGCGCCTCTGGCAAACCCGCGGCTGGCCGACTTCCAGTTCCCCCctggaagcagagagagaaaggcgctgCAGGTTCTGGGGGCTCAGGATCTTCCACCACAGCGGGAAGCCCCTGCCTTTTGA